In Lactuca sativa cultivar Salinas chromosome 5, Lsat_Salinas_v11, whole genome shotgun sequence, the DNA window aacttacatttatacgTTTAGATCTATAAGGTAGTGCTTCTTTCAAAAGTTTATTTACATAGATATTTATAGTTTAATTTATAGATACTTTATTCATAATTATATAAAATCGTAATAAATCATGCATTTATAACTTAAAACTTATGTTTTTCATTGAAGCAAACATTTATGCATAAAAAATCATGCGTTTCCAGCTTAATACTTGTAAAAAGCACATGCATTCACAACTTAAAACCTTTGTATTTTATTGAAACAACCATACATGTATAAAAATCATGTATTCACaacttaaaatttataaaaaaatcatgtATTCACAATTTTAAACatctattttcttattaataacagttaaaactaacattaacataactaaataataaataaacattAAAACATTACAAATCATCATTTTAAAAAACCTAAGTTAACATTATTTGAGAAAATAGTAATATAAGAAAgtataaaacatcaaaaaaaaaatcatatattcacaacattcacattttaaaattcatatttttcaatgaaacaGTCAGATCTGTATAAAAAAAGCATACATTCAcaacttaaaacttataaaaaaaaccATGCATTTAAAGCTTAAAACTAATGTCTTTCATTTACAAAATCATATTTGTATAAAAAATCATGCATTTACAGCTTAAAACTTATAAAAGCACGCATTTGTAGTTTAAAACTTATTGAAATCATCCATTCACAgcttaaaacttataaaagttcatgcattcacaacttaaaacttatattttcttattaataacAATTAAAACTTACCTTAACATAACTAAAGAATAACTGAAACATTAAAACATTATATTTCACGCTTAAAAACCTaaataaatttattttataacactaacataataacacatattctaaaattaatttattttagaaAACACTATCATTAtgcaaatattataaaaaaataataaggaAATAGACCAAGATTCACTACGTAATAACAGTGGATTCACAACTTAAGAGTTTAtgcaaatattataacaaataagaaaacaaacttagatttataattaaatagcATGATTTCACAAATTAATAACAGTTAAAACTAATTTAACAAAAGTACACACCAAAAGAGAGATTATAACACTAAATTCACAGCTTAACAGaaggaataaaaataaaaataaaaaaaaaaatcgacgTACCTGATGCATATATGTGGTGGTTTTCATCGAAAATTAGAGAGAAAGAGATGGAGCCAAGCTGGTGATTTTTCACTAGAGTGGCTAGGTAGCATGTGTTATGGCGGTCTCAAATGTCATCGGAGCTCTAGATATAGAGGCATAACTCGTAGATCTAGAGAAAAGTATCATAGATTTGTCATCAgagatcgtagatctatcaccaAAGAAGTATAATGTGGCTTTTTTTTAGTGTTCCAGCAAAGAAAAAGTGGTGGATCTGAAGGTGGAGGTGGCAGTGATAGCAAATTTGAAGGCGGAGATTCTAGATCTGACCAAATCTAGATAGATCTGGAGTAGGAAGAAGACCAGGGATGAGAAAAAGCACCAAAATCGTTTAGATCTAACTATATCAGAACATGAAACACAAAGAAAATTGGTAGCAATCATGTTAATTCGACAATGATGGAGGTGTTGTAGGTGTTTTCATCAGATCTTTTCATAGATCTATAGACGAAAATACAGAGGTGAAAAGCATAGATCTGAGGTTGGAATCGTAGATCTGGAACCGTTGGAGCTTGTGGAGTTGATGGCGGCGACACGACGATGGTAAGAGGCAGCGGTTGTTTGCCGACGGTAGGAGGCGACGACGGTGcatggtggtggttggtggcaaCTGGTGGTAAGTTATGTGTGTTCTTCAAGTTTAGTGGAAGAGCTTTCAGAGAGTTTCAAATATTTATTTCTAAAGTATTAGGCATTGTTTAAACAGATGATTTAGATCTGATACATATAAGTTGTTTTAGTGTTTATGTTATCAAAATGACTATAATGCCCttattgtttttttatatttatcaaaacatagaaaacaatcaaatgtttggaattaacaaaaaaaatacacttaatatatgttaaaatagagtggttcttagagttcttaatcttttttggttctcatttgaacctttacctatatatatatatatatatatatatatatatatatatatatatatagagagagagagagagagagagagagagagaaagagagagagagatggaccAAAATGATGATTATTTGCAACAAAAATCTGCAAATAAATGAAAATCCACAAAATTATGCAAATAAGGGAAAATCAACTACGAAATTGAGTGTGGACATTAAAAACGTACCATTTTATTTGCAAAAGCGCACCAACATATTTTCTCGGTTAAAAACTTAAATCACACCGAATGGAACTGAATACGAATTTAAAACTGGAAAACTACACCCAAACAAAAACCGCACCTATCGGTTTTTCCATATAGAGACCGCACCTTACGGTTTGTGGTTGATAGTTTGGTTCAAAAACCGTACCATGCTTACCACTACACTCAACATATCAAGTCAAAGGCCGAAGTCGTACGTGTATGGTTGTTCACTATTTGGTTAAAACCGAATTGTACAAttagacaatttggattggacaatttggtttggatattcggatttttgaattgattttaagttaaaccgaattattatttttggagttcggattggttttggtttataaaataaaaaccgaatggtacaaaaaaaccaaataacaacttattatttatttgtaatatatatctttaatcatttataaatttactaaattGTTTTTTTAATGTTAGAAACTTTCTACCAAAATAGTACTTTAATATGTATTTCTTATCAAAAGTTTTTTGTCAattaaatattaaactataactaatttttcttaataattgtttataaattataattcatAGCTAATAAGTTTTATTTAGTTACTTTTAAAGTATTAACTAATATTTAAGTTATACATTATTTAAAATGTTTTGCCTTTTAaaaaccgaattgtaaaaaaACCGATCCAACTGAACTCTAATTTGgtttgatcggatcggatttgaatttagtttgaactatttggatttatgttttgaaaatcgaACTCCATTTGGATTTACTTGATAGGGTCAGATCAAATCAATCCATCCAAACGAATACCCCTACGTAGGCGAACGACAAACCCAAACAAGATAGCTTCGTTTGTATTTTCTTTGACTATTTTTGgctattttctattttttgatATTTTGGGATAAATCATTACAATATTAGATtatttttgtaaatttactttatatttattaCTTAATTTTAAACATGAAATTTAAGTTGGCCCTACTTTTACTTCTCCGCTTAGATGGTTCAACTCCATTTCCAAGCACCAAGAAGATGAAAGAATTGCAGAGGTTTACACAAGGTCATAGAATGAGATCTGGCTGGAAATCCAAGGCTCCGCAACTGGTATTCCCTTTTATAACACCATGTACTCCCCACCTCTTCCGTTTGATAAAATATTCGTGTTATCTCTATTCACCTCCACCATCAATCATTCAAATCGAATTAGGATTCTTCCATGAACtcaataatatattatattatcacTAAGTTGCTCTGACGAGGTACTGTAACATAACTCTGAGTGGATTTATGACCTGAAGGATATATTACATCCAGCTCATTTTAGTGGTGATCATTCCATCAGAATTGAATCAGGGCTCGTTGATATGTGCATTTTGAAAGGACATTCATGTcatttttttctcattttcaGCTGCCAGCAGACTCTTTCAGAGATCAAGAAAATTAAAAAGGGGTATGATTTATGAAGGTGACAAACTTAGTTTCACGATTACAGGACATATGGTGAAAAAGAAAAAAGGCGAACTGGGAATGTTATTTTTGTACAACCAGAAGGATCATTTATGTAATCGCTCAAAGCTTTATAACCGCTCTCACAAAAAGACAAGTTTTAAATAAGCAAAAAATACAAGTTGTGGGTGTGGTTGGTTTTATTGGGGTTGACTTTCACATTACAAGTATTGAACCATCGTTCTGATAGTTATTCACTTCATCTCTTCTGAGTTTCTTTGCAATCGTTTGTTTAGATTTTCTTCATCAAAGACTTGAATTTATAGGATCCTTCAAGTGCATCATCAATGGCGTCTTCTTCTACTTCATCCATTTACAAGAGTTTTAAGTATGATGTGTTTTTGAGTTTTAGAGGTGAAGACACCCGTACAAATTTCGTTGATCATCTTTATTATGCTCTTCAGCAGAAAAACATTCATACATACAAAGATGATGAGAGAATCAAGAAGGGTAAAAGGATCTGTGATGAGCTCATCAGATCCATTGAAGACTCAAAACTATACATCATTGTTTTCTCAAAGAACTATGCCTCTTCTTCTTGGTGCTTGGATGAGCTTGTGAAGATCATGGAGTGTCACAAGACCAACGAGCATACTGCTTACCCTGTTTTCTATGATTTGGAACCCTCCGAAGTCCGCAAACAAAGCGGGGCAGTTGAAAAAGCCTTTGCTAAGCATGAAAACGAAGAGGCTGCTGGGAAATGGAGGGAGGCTCTGAAAGACGCAGCAGATTTGGCTGGGTGGGAGTTGAAGAAGACAGTTGATGGGTAATTCcttcatcatttttttttttttttttttttttactttcaatTTGAACCGACCTGGTCCATAAAGCCTGAGTTAGATCCGACTCAATAGATTCGGCGCCCATTGGTCAACAGTGAGAGAAGGGAGAGGTGGATAGGTGTTTTCAAGAGAGAAAGGGTTGTCTTTTAGGCTTTACACAATTAGATAGACGAGAGAAGGGAGAAAGGCCAATCAAAAGGGTGGGGACAGTAATTTGAAActgaaaaattaaataaaaattactaaaaaaatcaaacaagGGTAAAATCGTAATTGTTGACCAGTTACGAAACAAAATGAAACCATGGGGACTAACCAAGAAAGAAATAAAACCACTAGGACCAAACAAGTAGGGTTATCATAGTTGTCCTCAGCATGCCTGTTTtgtcaaaccacaaggaccaaccaAGTAATTCTGTCAATTCATAATTTGTTTCCAAAATCAATATTTTCTTAATTTGAGAAAAGCATAATTCATAATATTAATCCCTATGCCAAAAAATGGGGCTAAATGGAAGATATCAgcaatatattttttgtttttactttttatattATGACAAGAaaagaatttaaaaaataatGCTGCCCTTATTTATTAATTAGACTTTTTGAAACTTGAAACTAGGTTTTTGAAGTCAATATAATTTTACCCATATCATGTCTTTGGAAAGAAATAATGGGATGACAGGTAGCGGTAGCTCATTGCTAGAAAGGGTAAATTTCTTATAATGCAATGCCTTATTAAAGAGTAATattaaagtacaatgttgtaataagaaAAAATGATAGTACAATCcgataataaagaaaaaaaattagaaagtatattgctatttttgCAGTCAGATGTATAAAGTTTCAACTTATTTGTTAGTTTATTTTCTCATATGAATGCTTGTTACACTTTTTTTCTTTCATCAATCTATGTAGTATTCTTTCATTACGTTTGCACTTTGCAGTATTCTTTCATTGAGTTTACCCTGGATGTAAAAGGCTTGGGCATGGCGTCTCATGTTGTATTCTCAAATTCTTACTCATCTTGTCGGAATGTTAAACATGAAATTATAGGGACGAAGCTAAGTTCATGAAAGTAATTGCCGATGTGGAAATTTTGAGTACGCTAACTGAATCTTCTTTAATTTACAGGCACGAAGCTAAATTCATCCAAAAAATTGTTGAAGTGCTTTCACTAGAGTTACGAGCCATCAATTTCAACATTGATGAAAAGTTAGTAGGCATGGAGACCCGGATGAATGATGTTTTGTCATCTTTGGGAACTTGTTCTAATGATGTACGCATGATCGGAATCAAGGGAATTGGAGGTGGTGGGAAGACAACTTTAGCCAGGGCTGTTTTTGATCAAATATCCTTTCAATTCGAAGGTAAAAGCTTCGTTGAAAATGTTAGAGAAGTTTCCAAAGCTTCTTTGTCCGGTTTAAAGTCGTTGCAAAACCAAATCCTTTCCGATGTCTTAAATGATCAGGGCATCTCTGTTAGTAGTGTTTATGACGGAAAAAACATGATGAAGAGGAGGATGCCTGGTAAAAAGGTTCTTCTTGTTCTAGATGATGTGGATCATATAGAGCAGCTTGAGGCATTAGCCGGTGAAACAAATTGGTTTAAGCCAGGAAGCAGAATTATCATTACAACAAGAGATGAGCAAGTACTTGTTGCACATGGAGTGAAGTCGATTCATAACGTCCGGTTGTTATTGGATGAGGAAGCAATTTGCCTCTTCAGTAGGTATGCATTTGGGAGAGTGATACAAAATCTAGGGTACGAAGAGTTGAGTCAGCAAGTTGTGCATTATGCTGCTGGTCTTCCCTTGACGCTTAAAGTTTTGGGTTCGTTTCTTCGTGGTAAAAATGAGCTTGAATGGACAGATGCCCTAGAACGACTAAAAATAATTCCATTGATGGAAACTCTGAAAAAATTGGAAATAAGCTATGACGATCTAGAAGAGGATTACAAGGAAATATTCCTAAATGTTGCAAGCATACTAAAAGGATGGTCGAAAGCAAGCACAATCAAAGCACTTGAAAGCTGTGGATTTCATGCTAGAAATGGTTTAAGAGTTCTTGAGCAAAAATCTCTCATAACTGTTGATAATGTTCGGGGTGAAGAGTATCTAAGCATGCATGACCATATTGAAGAAATGGGCAGGAACATTATTCGTCGTTCACACCCGGATAACCCTAACAAACATAGTCGATTGTGGATTAACAAAGAAATTGTAGATATATTggctaatgacttggtaaggatCAAGTTTATCTATAACTAAGTTGGAGCAAATCCATTTTTATCTGTTACGACAAAAGTTTCATGGTGTATTCTTTTTTGAATTATAGGGTACTGAAGCGACAAGATATATACAGTTGTACACGACGGAAATCAGTCCACAAATTGTGATGAAAGGTCTTAGGAAGATGAAGGAACTTAGATTTCTTCACGTGTCTGTGGGCTCTATTGATGCAAGTAAAATTGACTGTTTTTGTTCGAATTTGAAATTTTTGAGGTATTTGTGTTGGAACCATTACCCTTTTAGGTCTTTACCTAAAACATTTCAAGCAGATAATCTTGTTGCACTTTACATGACTGAGAGCAGAATTGTACAACTTTGGGAAGGGGGAGAAAGAAAGGTACAATTAtactttattgatttttttttgtgttcACGCATTTTGAATGCTATATATCCATTGCTTTGTTAATATTGACcttgttttttttttgcattaGCTTCTTAACAAACTGAGATTCCTTGACCTCAGTTATTCAATGTTGAGGACCCTTGATCTTGGGCTTACTCCAAATATCGAGATGTTGAATCTTAAAGCATGTCATAATTTGGTAGAAGTGCACATGATTGGTGGATGTTTAAAGCTCATAACTGTCGACCTCGGTTTTTCAATGTTGAGAACCCTTGACCTTGGGTCGGCTCCCAATATTGAGCGGTTAGATCTTGAACATTGTTCGGAATTGATAGAACTTCGCTTGTCCAATATATGTTTAAATCTTAGATCCCTCAAACTCAATAATTTAAAATTGAGGAACCTTGACATTGGGTTGACTCCGTGTCTCGAGTATTTAGATCTTAAAGAGTGT includes these proteins:
- the LOC111916144 gene encoding disease resistance protein RPV1 codes for the protein MASSSTSSIYKSFKYDVFLSFRGEDTRTNFVDHLYYALQQKNIHTYKDDERIKKGKRICDELIRSIEDSKLYIIVFSKNYASSSWCLDELVKIMECHKTNEHTAYPVFYDLEPSEVRKQSGAVEKAFAKHENEEAAGKWREALKDAADLAGWELKKTVDGHEAKFIQKIVEVLSLELRAINFNIDEKLVGMETRMNDVLSSLGTCSNDVRMIGIKGIGGGGKTTLARAVFDQISFQFEGKSFVENVREVSKASLSGLKSLQNQILSDVLNDQGISVSSVYDGKNMMKRRMPGKKVLLVLDDVDHIEQLEALAGETNWFKPGSRIIITTRDEQVLVAHGVKSIHNVRLLLDEEAICLFSRYAFGRVIQNLGYEELSQQVVHYAAGLPLTLKVLGSFLRGKNELEWTDALERLKIIPLMETLKKLEISYDDLEEDYKEIFLNVASILKGWSKASTIKALESCGFHARNGLRVLEQKSLITVDNVRGEEYLSMHDHIEEMGRNIIRRSHPDNPNKHSRLWINKEIVDILANDLGTEATRYIQLYTTEISPQIVMKGLRKMKELRFLHVSVGSIDASKIDCFCSNLKFLRYLCWNHYPFRSLPKTFQADNLVALYMTESRIVQLWEGGERKLLNKLRFLDLSYSMLRTLDLGLTPNIEMLNLKACHNLVEVHMIGGCLKLITVDLGFSMLRTLDLGSAPNIERLDLEHCSELIELRLSNICLNLRSLKLNNLKLRNLDIGLTPCLEYLDLKECYNLVELHMADECLKKLVYLDLSGCLRFKSFKFEINMDASCSEVESLEVGPLAELHLSVGPILVLCPVHPDSNLPKFQFKCFYREDQPLLTRNLEKLISVGMCVCTNLYTFSRSICGLQRLKKLKLHGGIPEAPRDLGQLEYLEQLDLSHTHIKHLPDSICMLKNLKSLKLKSCVLLEKLPEDLGRLECLKKLTVTSAMIKDVPESICMLKQLESLKLSYCSFLEKLPEDLGQLECLKKLDLSSTNIKGIPDSICMLKDLESLDLSCVLLEKLPEDLGQLEYLDYLDLSYCKFLQDIPDSICQMKCLTYLWLCYSPQLKKLPEELGTLEWLKYLDLRGTCISHLPQSILLWKGLCITTGKVRLDLSGPYCYVRVSKDDFERLRRPGKKAKIN